DNA from Krasilnikovia cinnamomea:
GCGTACGAGTTCGGGCTGGCCGTCGCCCGGATCTGCCGTCCCGCCGGGGTGATGGTCCTGGTCAACGATCGGCTGGATGTCGCGGTCGCGGTCGACGCGGACGGTGCGCACGTGGGCGCGGACGACCTGCCGGTCGCGGCCGCGCGCGGGGTGCTCGGGCCTGCGGCGGTCCTCGGCGCCACCTGCCGCGAGCCGGTGTCGGCCCGCGCGGCGGTCGCGGCGGGCGCCACGTACCTCGGGGTGGGACCGGCGTTTCAGACCAGCACGAAGGCCGGGTTGCCGGCGCCGCTCGGCGCGCCCGGCATCGGGGCGGTGGCCGGGGCCGTCGAGTCCACTCCGGTCATCGCGATCGGCGGAGTCGACGTCGACGCGGTCGGCGAGTTGCGCGCGGCGGGTGCGTACGGCGTCGCGGTGGTCGGTGCGCTGGCCCACAGCGCGAACCCGCAGGCCGCCACGTCCGCGCTGCTCAAGGCGCTCGCATGAGCCGCGCGGCTGGTCGGCTGGCGGGGAGCACCGCCGGGCGACGGGCGGGTGCGTTGTGAGTGGCACACCGGATGTCGCGGTCGTCGGTGGCGGGATCGTGGGGCTGGCCATCGCCTGGCGGCTGACCCAGCGCGGTGCGCGGGTCGTCGTGCACGACCCGGGTCCGCCGGGTGCCTGGCACGTGGCGGCCGGGATGCTGGCGCCTGGCGGCGAATCGCCGTTCGAGCGTCCGGCGCTGGGGCGGCTGATGGCCGAGTCGGCGCGCCGCTGGCCCGGCTTCGCGGCGGAGCTGGGCGCCCAGACCGGGCAGGACCTGGGGTACGACGAGACCGGCACGCTGGGTGTCGCCCTGACCGTGGACGACGTGGCCGAGGCGAGCCGCGTGTGGCGCCATCTCGGACTGACCCGGCTGGGGCCGAGCTCGTTGCGGGACCGCGAGCCCGCGCTGTCACCCCGGGTGCGTGCCGGTGCCCATGTCCCCGACGACCGCCAGGTCGACCCGCGCCGGGTGGTCGGCGCGCTGCGGGGGGCGCTCGGCGCGGCCGTGGTGCCCACGGCGGTGTCCCGCCTCGACGAGGTGCGGGCCGGGCGGGTCGTGGTGGCGGCCGGGTGCGGTACGGCCGCGCTCA
Protein-coding regions in this window:
- the thiO gene encoding glycine oxidase ThiO, coding for MSGTPDVAVVGGGIVGLAIAWRLTQRGARVVVHDPGPPGAWHVAAGMLAPGGESPFERPALGRLMAESARRWPGFAAELGAQTGQDLGYDETGTLGVALTVDDVAEASRVWRHLGLTRLGPSSLRDREPALSPRVRAGAHVPDDRQVDPRRVVGALRGALGAAVVPTAVSRLDEVRAGRVVVAAGCGTAALTGLPVRPVKGQLLRLRGEPDTFRHVVSGYADGRHVYLVPRADGEVVVGATQEERTDRTVTAGGVHDLLRAALDLVPTLREFALTETMVGFRPATPDNAPLLGALDDRTVVAAGHHRNGVLLAPVTADLIADLVTAGTADPMLAEFHPGRFACA
- a CDS encoding thiamine phosphate synthase, producing MHVITDARPGRDALGVVAAAVAAATGTPDTLAVQVRVEDDVTDRAAYEFGLAVARICRPAGVMVLVNDRLDVAVAVDADGAHVGADDLPVAAARGVLGPAAVLGATCREPVSARAAVAAGATYLGVGPAFQTSTKAGLPAPLGAPGIGAVAGAVESTPVIAIGGVDVDAVGELRAAGAYGVAVVGALAHSANPQAATSALLKALA